The following coding sequences lie in one Epinephelus moara isolate mb chromosome 17, YSFRI_EMoa_1.0, whole genome shotgun sequence genomic window:
- the LOC126403843 gene encoding butyrophilin subfamily 1 member A1-like isoform X1 — translation MMVHLNDSQGFRGFGALLLHLTVLPLLLAKTAGQHQVVGPSQPIVATVGDDIILPCHLRPAKNVSDMTVEWARPDLNPRFVHVCRDGVELERKKHPSYKGRTSVSIDKLKHGDISLTLSRVTLSDGGQYKCFIPGLGHSLIQLVVGAVSSPFIVSINITSSGVALQCESAGWHPEPEVLWLDGEGKLLSAGPTETVRGPDDLYTVSSRVTVEKRHSNSFTCRVQQRNINQTRETTTHISANDSEVSTDVRVHWIAAAVFSVFVIVALLTVHRVVALHKQS, via the exons ATGATGGTTCACCTAAATGATTCACAGGGCTTTAGGGGCTTTGGAGCTTTGCTTCTCCATCTCACTGTCCTTCCCCTTCTTCTTGCAAAGACTGCAG GTCAGCATCAGGTGGTTGGTCCATCTCAGCCAATAGTGGCAACAGttggtgatgacatcattttacCATGCCATCTGAGACCTGCCAAGAATGTTTCAGACATGACAGTAGAGTGGGCGAGACCTGACCTGAACCCCAGGTTTGTTCATGTGTGCCGTGACGGTGTGGAactggagagaaagaaacatcCGTCCTACAAAGGAAGAACATCAGTGTCCATCGACAAACTGAAGCACGGAGACATTTCACTGACGCTCTCCAGAGTGACACTCTCTGATGGGGGACAATATAAATGCTTCATTCCAGGACTGGGTCACTCTTTAATTCAGCTTGTTGTTG GTGCTGTGTCCTCACCTTTCATCGTGAGTATTAACATAACCAGCAGTGGAGTGGCTCTACAGTGTGAGTCTGCAGGCTGGCATCCAGAGCCTGAGGTGCTGTGGCTGGACGGTGAGGGAaagctcctctctgctggacctacagagacagtcagaggTCCTGATGACCTCTATactgtcagcagcagagtgactgtggagaagagacacagcaacagcttcaCCTGTAGAGTCCAACAGAGGAACATCAACCAGACCAGAGAGACAACTACTCACATATCAG CTAATGACAGCGAGGTCTCAACTGATGTTCGTGTCCACTGGATCGCTGCCgcagttttcagtgtttttgtaaTTGTAGCCCTACTCACTGTGCACAGAGTTGTTGCACTTCATAAACAAAGTTAA
- the LOC126403843 gene encoding butyrophilin subfamily 2 member A2-like isoform X2, translating into MMVHLNDSQGFRGFGALLLHLTVLPLLLAKTAGQHQVVGPSQPIVATVGDDIILPCHLRPAKNVSDMTVEWARPDLNPRFVHVCRDGVELERKKHPSYKGRTSVSIDKLKHGDISLTLSRVTLSDGGQYKCFIPGLGHSLIQLVVGAVSSPFIVSINITSSGVALQCESAGWHPEPEVLWLDGEGKLLSAGPTETVRGPDDLYTVSSRVTVEKRHSNSFTCRVQQRNINQTRETTTHISGLGTERKKENRP; encoded by the exons ATGATGGTTCACCTAAATGATTCACAGGGCTTTAGGGGCTTTGGAGCTTTGCTTCTCCATCTCACTGTCCTTCCCCTTCTTCTTGCAAAGACTGCAG GTCAGCATCAGGTGGTTGGTCCATCTCAGCCAATAGTGGCAACAGttggtgatgacatcattttacCATGCCATCTGAGACCTGCCAAGAATGTTTCAGACATGACAGTAGAGTGGGCGAGACCTGACCTGAACCCCAGGTTTGTTCATGTGTGCCGTGACGGTGTGGAactggagagaaagaaacatcCGTCCTACAAAGGAAGAACATCAGTGTCCATCGACAAACTGAAGCACGGAGACATTTCACTGACGCTCTCCAGAGTGACACTCTCTGATGGGGGACAATATAAATGCTTCATTCCAGGACTGGGTCACTCTTTAATTCAGCTTGTTGTTG GTGCTGTGTCCTCACCTTTCATCGTGAGTATTAACATAACCAGCAGTGGAGTGGCTCTACAGTGTGAGTCTGCAGGCTGGCATCCAGAGCCTGAGGTGCTGTGGCTGGACGGTGAGGGAaagctcctctctgctggacctacagagacagtcagaggTCCTGATGACCTCTATactgtcagcagcagagtgactgtggagaagagacacagcaacagcttcaCCTGTAGAGTCCAACAGAGGAACATCAACCAGACCAGAGAGACAACTACTCACATATCAG GGCTGGGGACAGaacgaaagaaagaaaacagacctTGA
- the LOC126403841 gene encoding Fc receptor-like protein 5 → MEVTALCVRLWMDVLVLLLAQVNHSYFAQRAGAAFPRVRPDRLQFFEYETLSVNCEEFRGLTEWRVMRRLSRRSPTDSYNWNSSAPSSTIEPTFKTHSGEYWCEDRDGKTSSALNITITDGSVILEVPARPVVEGDDVILHCRKMETQSKHFNEFYKDGSRLGSWCENNMIIQNVSKSDEGLYKCSVIGAGESPESWLTVLNRTKAPFKEPHPSYNRSPDLPSVLWFVASGFFVALLWWVMTLLLGRKLEESDLYKEGIKLPSPDESVFYSSVIYRPPATEGRRR, encoded by the exons ATGGAGGTCACAGCTCTCTGCGTCAGACTGT GGATGGACGTGTTGGTGCTGCTGCTTGCACAAGTTAACCACAGTTACTTTGCTCAGAGAGCTG gTGCAGCGTTTCCTCGTGTTCGTCCAGACAGACTGCAGTTCTTTGAGTATGAGACACTCAGTGTAAACTGTGAGGAGTTCAGAGGGTTGACTGAATGGAGAGTGATGAGGAGGCTCAGCAGAAGAAGTCCAACAGATTCTTACAACTGGAACTCATCAGCACCATCCAGCACCATTGAGCCTACCTTCAAAACACACAGTGGAGAATACTGGTGTGAAGATAGAGACGGGAAGACAAGCAGTGCTCTCAACATCACCATCACTG ATGGTTCAGTGATCCTGGAAGTTCCTGCCCGTCCTGTGGTGGAGGGAGACGATGTGATTCTTCACTGTAGAAAGATGGAAACTCAATCAAAACACTTCAATGAATTCTACAAAGATGGCTCCAGACTCGGGTCCTGgtgtgaaaacaacatgatCATCCAAAATGTTTCCAAATCTGATGAAGGACTCTACAAGTGCAGTGTCATTGGAGCTGGAGAATCACCAGAGAGCTGGCTGACTGTTTTAAATCGAACTAAAG CTCCGTTCAAAGAGCCTCATCCCTCCTATAATCGCTCCCCCGATCTGCCCTCCGTGCTGTGGTTTGTTGCCAGCGGTTTCTTTGTGGCTCTGCTGTGGTGGGTGATGACACTGCTCCTCGGTAGGAAACTCGAAG AATCTGACCTCTACAAAGAAGGTATCAAGTTACCTTCACCAGACGAGAGTGTTTTCTATTCCTCAGTCATCTACAG GCCACCTGCAACTGAAGGACGGAGAAGATGA